From the genome of Deferribacterota bacterium, one region includes:
- the glpK gene encoding glycerol kinase GlpK: protein MKKFLIGIDQGTSSSRAILQSVDGDVEYLAQSEFQCIYPKIQWVEQNPDDILKTTISSCKKAIEKANELKGSIEAIGITNQRETTIIWDKKSGEPVYNAIVWQDRRTSDLCTNLINNGYEKEITSRTGLVVDPYFSATKIKWLLDNITNLRERAKKGELAFGTIDTFLLWHLTGGKVHATDATNASRTMLFNLAKQDWDDEILRELSIPRQILPEIKCSSDIYGVTNKNIIGCEIPITAILGDQQAAAVGQACFEPGILKCTYGTGCFAIMNIGEDPVYSHNRLLTTVAYKLKDKTTYALEGSVFVAGAAVQWLRDNLKVIKTAAETESLAKKLTDNEGVYIVPAFTGLGAPYWDSKARGIIVGLTRNTKIEHLARAVLEAACYQTYDLYDAMNKDCGIELFALRVDGGMTDNKWMLQYLADISNLTVAKSKVTQITAFGIAAFAGLAVGIYNDLKDIEKLLKIESEYKPSMDEYKRKQYIKNWRLAIKATRGYK, encoded by the coding sequence ATGAAAAAATTTTTAATAGGCATTGATCAGGGTACATCAAGTTCAAGAGCTATTCTACAATCTGTAGATGGAGACGTCGAATATTTAGCTCAAAGCGAGTTCCAATGTATATACCCTAAAATTCAATGGGTAGAGCAAAACCCCGATGATATTTTAAAGACAACTATATCAAGCTGTAAAAAAGCCATAGAAAAAGCTAATGAACTCAAAGGTAGTATTGAAGCAATTGGCATAACCAACCAAAGAGAAACTACAATAATTTGGGACAAAAAAAGTGGAGAACCTGTATATAATGCCATTGTATGGCAAGATAGAAGAACATCAGACCTCTGCACTAATCTAATTAATAATGGCTATGAAAAAGAAATAACTTCAAGAACTGGTTTAGTTGTAGACCCATATTTTTCTGCAACAAAAATAAAGTGGCTTCTTGACAATATAACAAATTTAAGGGAAAGAGCAAAGAAAGGAGAACTAGCCTTTGGAACAATAGATACATTTTTATTATGGCACTTAACTGGTGGGAAAGTTCACGCAACAGATGCTACAAATGCATCAAGAACAATGCTTTTCAATCTAGCTAAGCAAGATTGGGATGATGAGATTTTAAGAGAATTATCTATCCCAAGACAAATTTTACCTGAGATAAAATGTAGCTCAGATATTTATGGGGTTACTAATAAAAATATTATAGGCTGTGAAATACCTATAACTGCAATTTTGGGGGATCAGCAAGCAGCTGCCGTAGGTCAAGCTTGTTTTGAACCTGGTATTTTAAAATGCACTTACGGAACGGGGTGTTTTGCAATAATGAATATAGGCGAAGATCCTGTTTATTCACATAATAGGTTATTAACAACTGTTGCATATAAATTAAAAGATAAAACCACTTATGCTCTTGAAGGGTCTGTATTTGTCGCAGGTGCGGCAGTCCAGTGGTTAAGAGATAATTTGAAAGTAATTAAAACAGCCGCAGAGACAGAAAGTTTGGCGAAAAAACTAACTGACAATGAGGGTGTATACATAGTACCTGCTTTTACAGGTCTTGGTGCGCCCTATTGGGACTCTAAAGCAAGAGGTATAATAGTAGGCTTAACAAGAAATACAAAAATTGAACATTTAGCAAGAGCTGTTTTAGAAGCTGCTTGTTACCAGACATATGATTTATATGACGCAATGAACAAAGATTGTGGGATTGAATTATTTGCACTAAGGGTTGATGGTGGCATGACCGATAATAAATGGATGTTACAGTATCTAGCTGATATCTCTAATTTAACTGTTGCTAAATCTAAAGTAACACAGATTACAGCTTTTGGAATAGCTGCATTTGCAGGTCTTGCAGTAGGTATTTACAATGATTTAAAGGATATAGAAAAATTACTTAAAATTGAATCTGAATATAAACCATCTATGGATGAATATAAAAGAAAACAATATATAAAAAACTGGCGCCTTGCAATTAAAGCGACAAGAGGATATAAATAA
- a CDS encoding double-cubane-cluster-containing anaerobic reductase yields the protein MDKENNYRQMWQSLGLDLNSHDLLLNAVSDNYSKVYLSQKNRPKSMDYFNFVMQEVHGLRIKELIDSKKEGKKVIGSFCVFVPEEIVRATGSTLVGLCTGADFMTEKVEEILPRNLCALIKSAFGFKLGNVCPYIEACDMIVGENTCDGKKKAYETLDNLVPNLHIIDLPQMKTEIGKKLLKNEYIRFKDAVEKLTGHKIDVESLKKGIDIVNNKRKAIDRLNNLRSSECISISGLDSLLINQIYFYDDPIRFTDSVNKLCDELEERIKSGSGVKNKDAKRLIITGCPMALPNWKIPSLIEKNNAVIVGEESCVGERGIRNLVNNTGETVDELIDAIVDRYFQIECAIFTPNPERLKHIKEMYKKYNADGVIHYSLQFCQPYMIESYNIEKSLEMEGIPTLKIETDYSNEDIGQLRTRIEAFLERLE from the coding sequence ATGGATAAGGAAAATAATTATAGGCAGATGTGGCAGTCCTTAGGTTTGGATTTAAATTCACATGATCTGCTTTTAAATGCCGTTAGCGATAATTATTCAAAGGTTTATCTAAGTCAAAAGAATAGACCTAAATCAATGGATTATTTTAATTTTGTGATGCAAGAAGTTCATGGCTTGAGGATAAAAGAATTAATTGATTCAAAGAAAGAGGGTAAAAAGGTAATTGGCTCATTTTGTGTGTTTGTGCCTGAGGAAATAGTTAGAGCTACTGGTTCAACATTGGTGGGGCTTTGCACAGGTGCTGATTTTATGACAGAAAAGGTTGAGGAGATATTGCCTAGGAACCTATGTGCTTTAATAAAATCTGCTTTTGGCTTTAAATTAGGCAATGTTTGTCCCTATATTGAAGCCTGCGATATGATTGTAGGTGAAAATACCTGTGATGGTAAGAAGAAAGCCTATGAGACTTTGGATAATTTAGTGCCTAATCTACATATAATTGATTTACCACAAATGAAGACAGAGATTGGTAAAAAACTCTTAAAAAATGAATATATAAGATTTAAAGATGCTGTTGAAAAGTTAACAGGGCATAAAATTGATGTAGAAAGTTTAAAAAAAGGAATTGACATAGTTAACAACAAAAGAAAAGCTATAGATAGATTAAATAATTTAAGATCTTCAGAATGCATATCTATATCTGGGCTTGATTCACTTTTGATAAATCAAATCTATTTTTATGATGATCCAATTCGTTTTACTGATTCTGTTAATAAATTATGCGATGAGCTTGAAGAAAGGATTAAAAGTGGTAGTGGGGTTAAAAATAAAGATGCTAAGAGATTAATTATTACAGGTTGTCCTATGGCTTTACCCAATTGGAAAATACCAAGCCTCATTGAAAAAAATAATGCAGTTATTGTAGGCGAGGAGTCTTGTGTTGGTGAAAGGGGTATTAGAAACTTAGTTAATAACACAGGGGAAACAGTAGATGAATTAATTGATGCAATAGTTGATCGCTATTTTCAAATTGAATGTGCAATATTTACTCCAAACCCTGAAAGATTAAAGCATATAAAAGAGATGTATAAGAAATATAATGCTGATGGGGTTATTCACTATTCATTGCAATTTTGTCAACCCTATATGATTGAGTCATATAATATTGAAAAATCATTAGAGATGGAGGGGATCCCCACATTAAAAATTGAAACCGATTATAGTAATGAGGATATAGGCCAGCTTAGAACAAGAATAGAAGCTTTTTTGGAAAGATTAGAATGA
- a CDS encoding acyl-CoA dehydratase activase, producing MFAGLDIGSTTIKFVLLDDSRNINYEIVKTGYDPSKTVEKLLSKYSYSKLVATGYGRYILESYFDVIDTITEIKAYAIGVFNLFPDARTVLDIGGQDIKVISIDNSGKIAKFEMNDKCAAGTGKFLEIMAETLGYSIDELGDNKHLTCDKQVVINSTCTVFAESEVISLLTKGERRENIANAVNRTVVKRAVSMLNRIGIVESVVFAGGVAKNNCIVSMLKETLNTNLIVSNMPQFIGAYGAAVFASKKFNKINH from the coding sequence ATGTTTGCAGGTTTAGATATAGGCTCAACAACAATAAAGTTTGTTCTCTTAGATGATAGCAGGAATATTAACTATGAGATTGTAAAGACAGGATATGACCCTTCAAAAACTGTAGAAAAACTACTTAGTAAATATAGCTATTCTAAACTTGTAGCAACAGGTTATGGTAGATATATCTTAGAGAGTTATTTTGATGTTATTGATACTATCACAGAGATAAAAGCCTATGCAATAGGTGTTTTTAATTTATTTCCAGATGCAAGAACGGTATTAGACATTGGTGGCCAGGATATTAAAGTCATATCAATTGATAATAGTGGTAAAATTGCTAAATTTGAAATGAATGATAAATGTGCCGCAGGTACAGGAAAATTTCTTGAGATTATGGCTGAAACCCTTGGTTATTCTATTGATGAATTAGGTGATAATAAACATTTAACTTGTGATAAGCAGGTTGTGATTAATAGCACATGTACAGTTTTTGCTGAATCTGAGGTTATATCTCTATTAACAAAAGGGGAAAGAAGGGAGAATATAGCAAATGCAGTAAATAGGACAGTTGTGAAAAGAGCTGTATCAATGTTAAATAGAATAGGTATAGTTGAGTCTGTTGTTTTTGCAGGAGGGGTAGCTAAGAATAACTGTATTGTTTCAATGCTAAAGGAAACGTTAAATACCAATTTAATAGTTAGTAATATGCCTCAATTTATAGGCGCCTATGGAGCTGCAGTTTTTGCTTCTAAGAAGTTTAATAAAATTAATCACTGA
- a CDS encoding TetR/AcrR family transcriptional regulator, whose translation MDIPATFLDFKNHERKVKRSIIIRAALKVFSEKPVQKVSMREIAINAGISHASIYRYFHDKDELFLEVFLMGLEELKNRLDNLIDKPVDKNMLNETANILIDYLSENDHYFMMMSQFMIGGNFDNKLTQNFNNSMKSFLDRIEMVIQKEGGKNRLRYLTHLFFSGINGILITFINYPGRKKEEVKNHMKKLALIFVNIFRDNIYKENNSL comes from the coding sequence ATGGATATTCCGGCTACTTTTTTAGATTTTAAGAACCATGAAAGAAAAGTTAAAAGATCAATTATAATTAGGGCAGCATTAAAAGTATTTAGTGAAAAGCCGGTTCAGAAGGTTAGTATGAGAGAGATTGCAATAAATGCTGGCATATCTCATGCAAGTATCTATCGCTATTTTCACGATAAAGATGAATTATTTTTAGAAGTATTTTTGATGGGCTTAGAAGAGCTAAAGAATAGATTAGATAACCTTATTGATAAGCCGGTGGATAAAAACATGTTAAACGAAACTGCTAATATACTTATAGATTATCTTAGTGAAAATGACCATTACTTTATGATGATGTCTCAGTTTATGATAGGTGGCAATTTCGATAATAAATTAACGCAAAATTTTAATAATTCAATGAAATCCTTTTTAGATCGAATAGAAATGGTAATTCAAAAGGAAGGTGGTAAAAACAGATTAAGATATTTAACTCATCTGTTTTTTTCAGGTATTAATGGAATTCTTATAACGTTTATAAATTATCCTGGTAGAAAAAAAGAAGAGGTAAAAAATCATATGAAAAAATTGGCGTTAATTTTTGTTAATATATTTAGAGATAACATATATAAAGAAAATAATAGTTTATAA
- a CDS encoding acyl-CoA dehydrogenase family protein produces the protein MFYKELLNKQEKDIQREVREFARDRISSEYIQAMDRDEIKYPRDFVRELGKNNLLGLRFDPKWGGRGLTWGAEVQAEEEIGVLGTALGCAFVMPSIVGEALSVFGTEKQKEKYLKPILSGEKICAEALTEPRGGSDFFGAATVAEEKGDHFVIRGQKRFVVGAAEADIFLVYCRTNLSEDANKYQRISTFIVERCDEIETEYVYGLHGTRGGGTGRLVFRNVKVPKENIVGELHGGAIVFNQMMIPERLTSAAASLGMARAAIEIATKYSDKRIAFGKPIRKFQGVSFMISDAVTQLDAARSITYMAAKAIDNDAPNKRRLVSEAKKFATKMAWDVSNIAMQVMGGIGYTDVYPIEKIVRDSRLAQIWTGTNEIMNLLIQHEWYNEILKNSYGARDIEKDAANSKAEQEKCYNDDDMWKSYNK, from the coding sequence ATGTTTTATAAAGAATTATTAAACAAACAAGAGAAAGATATTCAAAGGGAAGTCAGGGAATTTGCTAGAGACCGTATATCATCAGAATATATCCAGGCAATGGATAGAGATGAAATTAAATATCCCAGGGATTTTGTTAGAGAATTAGGTAAAAATAATTTATTGGGCCTCAGATTTGATCCAAAGTGGGGTGGAAGAGGGCTTACTTGGGGTGCAGAAGTACAAGCTGAGGAAGAAATCGGTGTTTTAGGTACTGCCCTTGGCTGTGCCTTTGTTATGCCTTCTATAGTAGGTGAGGCTCTTAGTGTCTTTGGAACAGAAAAACAGAAAGAAAAATATTTAAAACCAATATTAAGTGGCGAGAAAATATGTGCTGAAGCTTTAACCGAGCCAAGGGGTGGCTCAGATTTTTTTGGGGCTGCTACAGTTGCTGAGGAAAAGGGTGACCATTTTGTTATTAGGGGTCAGAAAAGATTTGTAGTAGGAGCAGCAGAAGCTGATATCTTTCTTGTATACTGTAGAACAAATCTTAGTGAAGATGCTAATAAATATCAGCGTATCAGTACTTTTATTGTTGAGCGTTGTGATGAAATTGAAACAGAATATGTCTACGGTCTTCATGGCACAAGGGGTGGAGGCACAGGTAGGCTTGTATTTAGAAATGTAAAAGTGCCCAAGGAAAATATAGTAGGTGAACTGCACGGAGGTGCAATTGTTTTCAACCAAATGATGATACCAGAGAGATTAACCTCGGCAGCAGCAAGTTTAGGTATGGCACGGGCTGCAATTGAAATTGCTACAAAATATAGCGACAAAAGGATTGCTTTTGGCAAACCTATTAGAAAGTTCCAGGGTGTTAGTTTTATGATAAGCGATGCGGTGACACAATTAGATGCAGCAAGAAGTATAACATATATGGCAGCAAAAGCTATTGACAATGATGCTCCAAATAAGAGGAGACTTGTTAGCGAGGCTAAAAAATTTGCAACAAAAATGGCGTGGGATGTAAGTAATATTGCTATGCAAGTGATGGGTGGTATTGGTTATACAGATGTCTATCCTATAGAGAAAATTGTTCGTGATTCAAGGCTTGCCCAAATTTGGACAGGTACAAATGAGATAATGAATCTACTTATTCAACATGAGTGGTATAATGAAATACTAAAAAATAGTTATGGTGCTAGAGATATTGAGAAAGATGCAGCTAATTCAAAGGCTGAACAAGAAAAATGCTATAATGATGACGATATGTGGAAAAGCTATAATAAATAG
- a CDS encoding PaaI family thioesterase → MNYNNVNDNSKQLIEIANKILSKEPFSIFLEAKILDFQIGSVILEIPISENYLQQNGFVHGGVLSYAADNALSFAGGSVLGTNVLTLEFKINYLRPAIGKSLLAYGNAIYSSKRQAACRSDIYVVNKEDDKKLCAIAQGTIITIDNQNNSKMS, encoded by the coding sequence GTGAATTATAATAATGTGAATGATAATAGTAAACAGCTGATTGAAATAGCAAATAAAATATTATCAAAAGAACCCTTTAGTATATTCTTGGAAGCAAAGATATTAGACTTCCAAATAGGTAGTGTTATATTAGAAATACCTATCAGTGAAAATTACTTACAGCAAAATGGGTTTGTCCATGGTGGTGTACTAAGCTATGCAGCAGACAATGCTCTGTCATTTGCAGGAGGTTCTGTCTTGGGGACCAATGTGCTGACCCTTGAATTTAAAATAAATTATTTGAGGCCAGCAATTGGAAAAAGCCTCTTAGCATATGGGAATGCAATCTATTCAAGTAAAAGGCAGGCAGCTTGTAGAAGCGATATTTATGTGGTTAATAAGGAGGATGATAAAAAGCTATGCGCAATAGCTCAAGGAACTATTATAACAATAGATAATCAAAATAATAGTAAAATGAGCTAG
- a CDS encoding DUF2147 domain-containing protein: protein MRNLLKLFMVFCLTFAFTQTIFAQNDDETILGQWKTIDDETGKPKSIVNLYIENGKLYGKIVKLFREEGEDPDPVCDKCEGEYKNKKIIGMVIINGLTKEDNVWTNGKILDPEKGKWYRTKIWEEDGKLQVRGYVAFFHRTQEWVRPTKEEMFKGEL from the coding sequence ATGAGAAATCTGTTGAAGTTATTTATGGTGTTCTGTTTGACTTTTGCTTTTACGCAAACTATCTTTGCACAAAATGACGATGAGACCATTCTTGGTCAGTGGAAAACTATTGATGATGAAACTGGTAAACCAAAATCAATAGTTAATTTATACATAGAGAACGGCAAACTCTATGGTAAGATAGTGAAACTTTTTAGGGAAGAAGGAGAAGATCCTGATCCAGTATGTGACAAATGTGAAGGGGAATATAAGAATAAAAAGATAATTGGTATGGTTATTATCAATGGATTAACAAAAGAAGATAATGTGTGGACCAATGGTAAAATTCTTGATCCTGAAAAGGGTAAATGGTATAGAACTAAAATATGGGAAGAAGATGGAAAATTACAGGTGAGAGGTTATGTAGCTTTTTTTCATAGAACTCAAGAATGGGTTAGACCAACTAAGGAGGAAATGTTTAAGGGTGAATTATAA